Proteins co-encoded in one Lysobacter solisilvae genomic window:
- a CDS encoding Imm50 family immunity protein — protein sequence MDSSQLVRNGKSLVEAMGYWPSFHDANVMEASRSGDSFSVTVHLFAMTDQVDSAGYYVLEKHHLVTIVMRGVESNSLPCDYSGDCLDSLSFQSTDGLLQVDFGSHMDQDGTIVCSEAEIASVIPCSSKGVALAPNNSFKPKPLRGSA from the coding sequence ATGGATAGTTCACAGTTGGTCAGAAACGGAAAGAGCCTCGTTGAGGCGATGGGCTATTGGCCGTCATTTCACGATGCGAATGTCATGGAGGCTTCCCGCAGCGGGGACTCCTTCTCCGTTACTGTCCATCTTTTCGCAATGACCGACCAAGTGGATTCAGCTGGCTACTACGTTCTGGAGAAGCACCACTTGGTAACAATTGTCATGCGTGGCGTGGAGAGCAACTCCCTGCCGTGCGACTACTCCGGCGACTGCTTGGATAGCCTCTCTTTCCAGAGCACGGACGGCCTTCTTCAGGTCGACTTTGGCTCGCATATGGACCAGGACGGCACCATCGTTTGCTCAGAGGCCGAGATCGCCAGCGTCATACCCTGTTCCTCCAAGGGTGTCGCACTCGCGCCTAACAATTCATTCAAGCCGAAGCCGCTTCGCGGCTCGGCTTAA
- a CDS encoding DUF4287 domain-containing protein yields the protein MAADQKVKGPASYFPSIEKTYGKPISHWLKLLDAMKDKKHMELVAFLKSEHKIGHGHANALVSHHRAQGEA from the coding sequence ATGGCAGCAGATCAAAAGGTGAAAGGTCCCGCATCGTATTTTCCGTCGATCGAAAAGACTTACGGCAAACCCATCAGCCACTGGCTGAAGCTCTTGGATGCCATGAAGGACAAGAAGCACATGGAGCTGGTGGCCTTTCTCAAGTCGGAGCATAAGATTGGGCATGGACATGCAAACGCTTTGGTTTCTCACCATCGTGCCCAGGGCGAGGCCTAA
- a CDS encoding DUF7010 family protein, with product MGTDLEAAQADMRFGYYSGAPGIFASSAAWLAAAIVALQVSAKQAVWVLFAGGVVIHPVGVLLAKALGRPGRHEPGNPLAALAFATTLWLILSLPLAYGASILRLEWFFPAMLLVIGGRYLTFGSLFGMRVYWVLGLTLATAGYFLGSTGALPAVSAFVGAAIEAAFAVSVLALGRHEVRANNSFKPKPLRGSA from the coding sequence ATGGGTACTGATCTTGAAGCAGCGCAAGCTGATATGCGCTTCGGCTACTACAGTGGTGCGCCCGGCATCTTTGCATCCTCTGCAGCATGGCTGGCGGCAGCCATCGTTGCCTTGCAAGTCTCTGCAAAGCAGGCGGTTTGGGTTCTCTTTGCCGGTGGCGTCGTGATTCATCCGGTCGGTGTTTTGCTTGCCAAGGCGCTGGGCCGTCCCGGAAGACATGAGCCTGGCAATCCGCTGGCGGCACTGGCCTTTGCCACCACGCTCTGGCTGATACTTAGCCTGCCGCTCGCTTATGGGGCATCAATCCTCCGCTTAGAGTGGTTTTTCCCCGCGATGCTGCTTGTGATCGGCGGCCGATATCTAACGTTCGGCTCGCTCTTTGGCATGCGGGTGTACTGGGTCCTGGGCCTTACCCTTGCAACGGCGGGCTACTTTCTCGGCAGCACAGGCGCGCTTCCTGCAGTGAGCGCTTTTGTTGGCGCCGCCATCGAGGCTGCGTTTGCAGTCTCTGTGCTGGCTCTTGGGCGCCACGAGGTGCGGGCAAACAATTCATTCAAGCCGAAGCCGCTTCGCGGCTCGGCTTAA